From Solea senegalensis isolate Sse05_10M linkage group LG16, IFAPA_SoseM_1, whole genome shotgun sequence:
catttttaaggttttctgatattttatggaccaaacgattaatcaaaaGAATTATCGACAGAttgatcgattatgaaaataattgtaagttgcagctctagtttacTTATGTGTGGAAAtaggtgtgtatatatatgtatatatatatatatatatacatatatatatacacacacacatgtactcaCTGCACTGTCCCCTCTGCAAAATAATAAGATGCTGCTGTGTGTAGGTGTGggattatatatactgtatgtatcatATTACATGACACAAGGTGACACCAACACCTAGTGACAACAGTACAGGGTCAttatactgctgctgctgtggccagCCTGGTGCTGTCCAAGGTGCTGAAatataattatgtgtgtgtgtgtgtgtgtagacccATTTCTGTATCTCCTTGGGACcgtttctggtataaacactgaccttgtcagaaacATCAGTCCTCCTGGGGATCAAAAGCCAAGTCTGGcgctaatgaggcagaacctcatatcTGAGGGAGGACCAGAATCTGTGGCGCTGGTTTAAGTCAAAGAGTTAAAGGTCAAACGTTcatttgtggttaggttaaggttaggcagtAGCTGATAGCTGTTTGAATGTACATGTATATCATTGTGAGGACCAAGCAACTTCTCGGTGGcaaggacattttggcaaagtgaGAACATTTTTCATGGTCCTCTCGTTCTGTGTCACACCTTAAAGGGCTGTTGGGTAAAACCCTAGttttaaggtaagggttagagTCAGGCTTATGTCAAGATTAGGTTAAAGGCaaagcatttagttgtgatggtttaaaGTTAGGGTAAAGGCTCTGGGAATGCATTTTGTCAAGAAGTGTCCTCACTGAAATAGCTGtccaagaatgtgtgtgtgtgcgtgtttgtgtgtgattgaaATACCTGATTATGTCATCGTTGTGTCCCAGGTAAAATTTCTGCTTGTGCTCGCGGGTATTGTACACAACTCCCACACCGGCCACAAAATAGACTATTTCCTTGGCGGCGGTGTAGTACAGGTTGTTGCGGCACTGGTGTCCCCGGTATCCGTATACCCACTCCAGTCTCAGGTGGCAGTTGGGAGCAGTTCTGTCAGCCATGTCTCTCTGTCGTTTTCACGTACGAAGGCTCTCTGATACAGTGTCattcaccaaaaaaaagagtatttaTTAAAAGCCACTGTGTCCCATTACTTCCGCTGGATTTCCGCCGAAAATAGTCATTTTCTAACGAGGCCGTGTGAATTAATAGTGAGATAACATAAACCACCACTGTCTCTGTTTCAGACGCAGCTTTCTAATATGTTAAATTCATTGTGGAAAGCTTCTTGCACTTCTTTAGTCCCCGGTTCGCGGTCCGTCTCCTCTACCACCAGGTCAAGTCTTCTGTCAAATCCTACAAAGATGGAGCTGCGCTGTTATTCCCCCACCACAGCTCCGCCCACAATTATGACGTATATGCCTATCACCCAATCAGAGCCTTCGACGGAGGcaaggaggaaaaacatttgTAGGAGAGGACAAGTCAGTCACGGTCAGCCCATGAACCAGCACAGTTATACAAGGATGATTCAAATTGAAGtgaattttaacattttaatttacccACAATTGAAAATAGGCATTCTGTAATACTGCCACAGAAACAAGTGGACAATATACACATTAGATATATTCGATTTTTTCTGGATTTATGTGCAAAATATGGGATTAATTACTTTTCcgaaaaaatatgtttttaatatgaGATTAggacagtgtgtaacatttaggtagTTTTATTGACATAGATTTAATGTACTACCCATTAGTAtgtaaaatggtttgttttttgaagcCTTTCATATGTACTGTATCTTACTTCaggtgtttctacagcagcccaaatgtTAAGCTTACTACATAGacgaagaagaacaacatccttttgGTATGTGATGGCCTCTATAGTTCCCTGAAGCACATGAGAAAAGGAGGGGTTGGCAAAATTATTTTATCTAACTTCACACCTTATaccacacaaacatatttacatgatTTTGTAATAAGATCCACCTCTATATATCAAGTCCCTAAGATTAATGAAATCAAAAGGTGTCAAAGACCTATGCCCAACTAAAGAATGTTTCTGTTGTAGTGTTGTTAATATTGTTTTGAGATGTCTTTTGTCCAAAACATAGTTTGCATAACAGGATATTACGTCACTCAAGGAACCGCCCCCCCCCCTCCGCTGTTGCCGAGCGACAGAGGAAGCGTCGCCGTCAGCCTCCCCTCAGCTTTACCAGACCCTTCGCTAAACCTTTCTGTTCGGTCTCTTTACGATCCCAAAGTAATGGAGGTGTCGATGGACCCTTTGTTTTTGGCGTGGAGCTACTTCAGGAGACGGAAACTCCAACAGTGCTCAGACATTTGCTCCAAAATATTACACGACAACCCATACGACCAGGTACCGTGGTAGCCTAGCATGCTAGCGATTAGGGGAAAGCCTGCTAACCTGCTTACACACGTAGGCACGGTCCTAACTAATCCTTGCTTTTCAtcattatttcactttaaatcattattttatttaattgtagcTTACGTCATCATTTGTTTTGCCACTGCTTGAACAGTACACTGCACGTTTTATCCTTGATTTTCTTCTGTTATTCACATCTGTCCtctactttcttctttttccccccctctgaTTTTCTGTCTGACTGCATGCTTTCTTCAGGACTCCTCCTTATGTGTCTCAGAGGTAACTTGACTGTTTCTCGCTGTCATCTGTTTACATTCCATATTCAGGCCAGGTTATTAAAGGAGGGaggttatttaaataaatagaataggAGGTCAGAGTGAGGTCACCAACTCTGCTGCCTTCACGCTGCCTGCTGTGCAGCTGTTAAAGTTCATGTTTGCGATGTGAATAGTTATGTAGGTCCCAACTGTAACAAAGTAGCTGTAAGAACTGATATCCTATATACATGatgaatgttgtgtgtgtgtgttttaaaggctGTATGGAGCTTGAAAACCCGTGCCCTGACAGAGATGGTTTACATAGATGAAATTGAGGTTGACCAGGAGGGCATTGCTGAGATGATGCTGGATGAGAGCTCCATTGCTCAAGTAGCACGTAAGTTGAgtctcattttcaaacattaacACCCAATGTTTAAATTGATGAGACCTCCTTCACTTTCTTCAAGGCCCTGGAACATCGCTGAGGCTCCCTGGAACAAGTCAGGGTGGGGGACCCACACCAGCTGTCAGGTAAAGCTGTCAGGCTAAAACCAAATTAAAAGtctctaaatctaaatctaaaagtTTTCTCAAGACCTTTGCTCATGTAAAAAtccctaatgtgtgtgtgtatgtgtgtttattgaaATAATCAAGGCCTATGACACAGTCAGGGCGTCCCATCACAGGATTTGTGAGACCGAGCACACAGTCAGGACGTCCTGGGACGATGGAACAGGCCATCAAAACTCCCCGCACATCAAGCACTGCCCGGCCTGTCACTAGTGCTTCTGGTAGATTCATCCGTCTGGGAACAGTGAGTCAGCATGCACCCGGTTTCCCACtgaataaaatagaaaacaactggtttgtgatttgtgttcagaaaatgtctttgtgaCATATATAATGAATTGTGTTGCACCATGTACTGGCTGTAAAAATCGGTTAATATGATGTTTCCTCACTGTCTCTTCAGGCTTCAATGCTAACAAATCCAGATGGACCATTTATTAATTTGTCAAGAATAAATCTTGCCAAATATTCCCAAAAGCCAAACTTGTCCAGGGTAAGACTCTTGACTGTGACCTGCAAAAATGACTGCTTCCCCCCCATGTCAAGTAACTATAATTTCCCTTTCTCAGGCACTGTTTGAGTACATCTTCCATcatgaaaatgatgtgaaaaatgtAAGTTGTGTATAAATTCACCTCATAAAGTGAATTGGTTGTCATTGTCACATAACAAGGACTTAATATTTCTTCACCAGGCTCTGGATTTAGCTGCTCAAGCTACTGAACATGCTCAGTTCAAAGACTGGTGGTGGAAAGTTCAGCTGGGGAAATGTTACTACAGGCAAGTAAATGTCAttcctttcatttgtttaaaaaaaatgtaatttggaCGATCTCTGTATTATTTGATACCTGTGCTCTTTCCAGGCTGAGTTTATATCGAGAAGCAGAAAAACAGTTTCGATCAGCTCTCAACCACCAAGAGGTGGTTGATACATACCTCTACCTGGCAAAGGTAGTGATGGAGATAACGGCACTATGTTGCATTATGAACTCGCCAAAAGTCTGCTgataaatgaaaaggaaatcAATCCCTTTGTGTTTCCCCTCAGGTTTACCAGCGCCTGGATCAACCAATAACAGCACTCAACCTTTTCAAGCAAGGCCTGGACCACTTTCCTGGTGAAGTCACCCTTCTGACAGGAATCGCGCGGATTCACGAGGTTCAATTTTTCACCACTCCACTCTTAAGATGCAACAGTTATTAAGAGACGTAGAAAAACCACATTCACTGTCAGTATGCTCACAGGAAATGAACAACATTTCATCAGCCACGGAGTACTACAAAGATGTCCTGAAGCAGGACAACACTCACGTGGAGGCTATAGCCTGCATTGGCAGCAATCACTTCTATACTGATCAGCCAGAGATTGCACTGCGGTTCTACAGGTCTGTCTATCGTGTATTAGTACAGTTTGgtacaatgaaaaacaaaggcaaggtgtgatttaatttaaaaaaaataatgtttgtcaTGAAATGTGACTGAGAATGCTTTTAAGGTTGTGTAGAAAGTAATGTTTGCAACCAAAGGCTTGTGTATATGAGGCGTTGTGGCAGTATAGATCATGAGGAGCTATATCCCATCTGTGATTCAGTATGCTTCTCTCTCTATAAGGCGGCTACTCCAGATGGGCGTGTATAACTGCCAGCTGTACAACAACCTGGGCCTGTGCTGCTTCTATGCCCAGCAGTACGACATGACTCTGTCCTCATTTGAGAGGGCTCTGGCCCTGGTGGACAATGACGAGGAGCAGGCCGATGTTTGGTACAACATAGGACATGTGGCTGTGGTGAGTTAACAGGCCCCCGAAAATACCCCCAAGATGATGATTGCTTGTTCAACTTCTGTATGTGTAGTAAAAAATAAGCCAAATATAAAAGTAGAAGCTGGTACtgaggggccacacggttggtgtagtggttagcacttttgcctttgcagcaagaagaccgcAGGTTCTCCagcctcctcccacagtccacaggCAATacggggattaggtaaattggacactctaaattgaccataggtgtgagagtgaatggttgtttgtcaatGGCGTGACCCTGCCTATtgccctgtcagctgagattggcacagcaacccccctgtgaccctcatatagaggataaagtggtagaagatggatggatggaagctGGTActcagtgtatgtgtatgtgctcTGTGTTTGCAGGGTGTAGGCGACTTGACACTTGCTTATCAGTGCTTTAAACTGGCTTTGGCTTTTAATAATGACCACGCTGAGGCCTACAACAACTTGGCTGTGCTGGAGCTGCGTAAAGGCCGTGTTGAACAGGTGAagtcacttcttttttttttttcatacagcTTTTATTTCTTGAGCAGGTTTTTTACATCTTGTCTATAAAATTATGGTTAGTTCAGTAGGAAATAGACGTGTCAGTTGATAATGTAAAGGACTGTCCTCTCTTTGATCTAGTCTAAAGCCTTTCTTCAGACTGCTGCATCGCTGGCCCCTCACATGTATGAACCACACTTCAATCTTTCCATTCTTTCTGAAAAGgtaattattactatttattCATAAGGTCCACATTGCACAGTAGTGGAAGAGGCAATAAATAATAGCACTACATTTGCTAAAggggatattttttttgtctgtgtccaGATTGGAGACCTTCAGAGCAGCTACACTGCAGCTCAGAAGTCCGAGGACGCGTTTCCTGAGCACGTCGACACTCAGCAGCTTCTGAAGCAACTCCGGCAGCACTTTGCAGCACTGTGAGGGGGAGGGGGTGATTTCAGTGATGTTGCTGAAGTGTGTTAGCCAGACAAGTTAATTAGCAATCAGCAAATGGGcactgttttggtttgtgtttatttataaaattgTACATATGAACGAAATTGCCAGTTTCTAAGTATACAACAATGATGCGTACAACTAGGCCTTTTACTGAAAGATTATATGTCCATATACATTATACAGACACATTATATGACTTGTTGTCAGATAAAGTGATAATACTGATGTAAATATCTGTAATGCAGCAAAATGTGTGTACATAGGAAAGATACTTTTATCATCTTTTATCAGCCTTGCTATTTTGTGCACATCAGActtgacaataaaacaattctGTGTATTAGTTGATTCTGTAAAGAACTTGACTACAGCTAAACCTAAACAAAAACTAACTTGCAGATCTTGGTTCCTTTTCACAAATCCATCTCAGGTGAAAAGTGCATGGCATATCATTCCAGGACAAAAAGGGGTTCTTGCTGTAATATATCGCTCCACAGTCCTCCAAGTCATACCAATTATTGGGCTCCCCATTATTCCAGAACCTGAAACACATAATATGTTAGTTTGTTGAGCCATAATGGAAGCTCTAACACTTTTAcccattattcattcattgtagTGGATCAGTGAATATGTAAATGTGCTATTGCAACCATTTATGACACTGACCACAATTTATGAATGTGTAACTGTTACCCCTCAGTCAGTCTTTGTCCATTCACCCATTTCCAATCCCCTTCCACATCTTCATCACTCAGTCCAATCCAGAAGCCATTATCGTTTATGTTTGCTGTGATGATATGGTGGGGCTTTGTCAAGTCAACCAGTGCTCGCTGACAACAcagaaatataaacacaacacacaaacattttcattgtaGATTTTACTGctcaaacacagaaatgctgCTCTCATCCGGAAAGTATGAGTATTTGGGTCAAATGGAGTCTTACATTTTTCTCAGAGTTGTCGATCACAGCCAAGTCGCCTCCGTACCTCTTGCAGAACTGTCTCGCACCACTCCATGTTCTACTTGACAAACCGTCAGACGCAGAGATGAAGTAACACACTGAGTCTATGTAAAACCATCCAGGGAGACAGTGTCTGCAACCCTCCTCTGAAAAATGGCAACATGATGTGTTATTTGGGTTACGATGACAATGGTGTATTTAATACGCTGCTAACACAAACAAGTATCACCTCACCCATCATCAGTAAGCTGGATTTCAACGCGATAATTTCTGTTTGAATCTTGTCGCACTGCTTCTCATAGTCTTTGGATCTCCTCATCTGATGTACAAGCTGCCACTTGGTGTCCAGTTGCTCTCTGATTTCTCTCTCCAGTTGCTTCCCGACTTCATCCCTGTTCTGGATCACAGTGTTGTATTGTGCCTGTAGTTTGGCCAGCTCACTGCTGATGTCTGCTATTGTTCTCTGCCCAGCAAGTCTGCTGTCTGTAAGTTGTGAAGACATAGTAGCACTATGTTATTTAAGGTCAAAAGTGATCAAAAACTAGGTCCACATCTATGTACAGAGCCTAACATTACATAAAATATTGGGGCTGGGAAAAAATGCTGCATTGGATTGTCTCACAATACCTGGGCGCTGATTTGATTTGTATTGCGAGTCTGATTTATTGCAATTCTACAAGTATTGTAATTTCGAGAGGTGTCGGGCTCTTTTCCCCTCTAGAATTATCCCTGGTGTGGGGCACCGAGTGGGGCAGCGAGTGGAAGTGAGCATACTTAATGCTCCCCGTGTTGGAGCCCCTACTTTGGGTTTCACCTTGATGGATTCAAGTGGGGTTACGGGTCCTAACTGTTGTTTGTGCCTGTGGCCAAAGAACACCCAAACTGGGTACTCTGAACAGCTGTTTTTGGAGTCCCTGGTGCTAGAAAGTGCTCCTGCTGGGGGAGTTCAATGCTCAAGTGGGCAATGACAGTAAGACAACTCAACAAGATATCTCTTTGTAAATGACTCTACAGTGACTTACAATACACTCCCAGGCCAATATCAGAGGCTAGAAGAATGACAGAGAGCACTGCCAGGCTCACTGCAAGCACTTTGTAATGATTTGAACCAGATCCAGTCGTCACCATAGACATGGACACTGCACAAAGAAAAAGGTGGATCAATATCAGAGCAATATGAAGACAGTTGACAAATAActacagtaaaaataaagacacatgtAAAGATAACACAGAAATAAGTAGAGACATGCAGCATTGCCTCACTCCATTGTATATCTACTATACCTTGTTGCTTCTCTTGGTTTAAGTGAAGAGCGTGCTCATCTGTGTCCTCTTCACTTATCAGTTTGTGAAATGAGCCACCGAAATCAGTTGACTTTTCTTTGTCCGCCATTATGACTGTAGAGAGGACAGCAGTCTGATGTGATTCGAGAAGTTATTTGTCAGGACATtgccctgtgtgtatgtgagcgtGTCACATTGCAAACAGAAATACAAGttcatttgttaaatatttacagGCAGTGCTAGtcatttgaaatgttgaaaaagaatGACTCTAAGCAAATCTAGGCGATGTGATTTTAGTTCCATTCAGTCagatatcatttatttcaatctATAAATCGGTTGACCTCACatcactttgttttaaaaaacattgtgaggacattttaactGGTCTGCAAAgtcttgtgtttcatttgtttttgtgtgtttgtatgtcagcctgttttttttaccttgattTCTGCTCACCCcttttttgaatttgtttgcCTTTATTATTGGACTGTGTTACCAGTATTCCCACTGTCACCTGTCCAAATGGGTCTATAATACAATCTtgtacattttgattttgtgtaatCTCTGCTCAgttgcagttttgtcattcagtgGCTGTACATGGTACATTTAGGTAATAACCAGTTTCTTGATGTTGCTGAAGTGACGAGTTAGTCAGACAAGTTAATTAGCAATCACCAAATGGGCAccgttttggtttgtgtttatttataaaattgCACATATGAACAAAATTGCCAGTTTCTAAGTATACAACAATGATGCGTACAACTAGGCCTTTTACTGAAAGACTATATGTCCATATACATTATACAGACACATTATATGACTTGTTGTTTGATAAAGTGATAACACTGATGTAAATATCTGTAATGTAGCAAAACGTGTGTACATAGGAAAGATTAAGATACTTTTATCTGCCTTGCTATTTTGTGGACATAAGActtgacaataaaacaattcagGAAATGTGTATTACATGATTTTGTAAAAGAACTTGACTACAGCTAAACCTAAACAAACACTAACTTGCAGATCTTGGTTCCTTTTCACAAATCCATCTCAGGTGAGAAGAGCATGGCATATCATTCCAGGACaaaaaggggttcttgttgttatATACCGTTACACAGTCCTCCAAGTCACGCCAATTATTGGGCTCCCCATTATTCCAGAACCTGAAACACATAATATGTTAGTTTGTTGAGCCATAATGGAAGCTCTAACACTTTTAcccattatttattcattgtagTGGATCAGTGAATATGTAAATGTGCTATTGCAACCATTTACAACACTGACCAGTTACAATTTATGAATGTGTAACTGTTACCCCTCAGTCAGTCTTTGTCCATTCACCCATTTCCAATCCCCTTCCACATCTTCATCACTCAGTCCAATCCAGAAGCCATTATCGTTTATGTTTGCTGTGATGATATGGTGGGGCTTTGTCAAGTCAACCAGTGCTCGCTGACAACAcagaaatataaacacaacacacaaacattttcattgtaGATTTTACTGctcaaacacagaaatgctgCTCTCATCCGGAAAGTATGAGTATTTGGGTCAAATGGAGTCTTACATTTTTCTCAGAGTTGTCGATCACAGCCAAGTCGCCTCCGTACCTCTTGCAGAACTGTCTCGCACCACTCCATGTTCTACTTGACAAACTGTCAGACGCAGAGATGAAGTAACACGCTGAGTCTATGTAAAACCATCCGGGGAGACAGTGTCTGCAACCCTCCTCTGAAAAATGGCAACATGATGTGTTATTTGGGTTACGATGACAATGGTGTATTTAATACGCTGCTAACACAAACAAGTATCACCTCACCCATCATCAGTAAGCTGGATTTCAACGCGACAATTTCTGTTTGAATCTTGTCGCACTGCTTCTCATAGTCTTTGGATCTCCTCATCTGATGTACAAGCTGCCACTTGGTGTCCAGTTGCTCTCTGATTTCTCTCTCCAGTTGCTTCCTGACTTCATCCCTGTTCTGGATCACAGTGTCGTATTGTGCCTGTAGTTTGGCCAGCTCACTGCTGATGTCTGCTATTGTTCTCTGCCCAGCAAGTCTGCTGTCTGTAAGTTGTGAAGACATAGTAGCACTATGTTATTTAAACCCTGCTGGTCAAGAAGGTCAAAAGTGATCAAAAACTAGGTCCACATCTATGTACAGAACCTAATATTACATAAAATATTGGGGCTGGGAAAAAATGCTGGATTGGATTGTCTCACAATACCTGGGCACTGATTTGATTTGTATTGCGAGTCTGATTTATTGCAATTCTACAAGTATTGTAATTTCGAGAGGTGTCGGGCTCTTTTCCCCTCTGGAATTACCCCTGGTGTGGGGCACCGAGTGGAAGTGAGCATACCTAATGCTCCCCGTCTTGGAGCCCATACATTGGGTTTCAGCTTGGTGGATTCGAGTGGGGGTATGGGTCCTAACTGTTGTTTGTGCCTATGGCCGAAAAACACCCAAACTGGGTACTCTGAACAGCCCCTGGAGCTAGAAAGTACTCCTGCTGGGGGATTTCAATGCTCAAGTCGGCAATGACAGTAAgacaactcaactcaactcaacaagATATCTCTTTGTAAATGACTCCACAGTGACTTACAATACACTGCCAGGCCAATATCAGTGGCTAGAAGAATGACAGAGAGCACTGCCAGGCTCACTGCAAGCACTTTGTAATGATTTAAACCGGATCCAGTTGTCACCATAGACATGGACACTGCACAAAGAAAAAGGTGGATCAATATCAGAGCAATATGAAGACAGTTGACAAATAActacagtaaaaataaagacacatgtAAAGATAACACAGAAATAAGTAGAGACATGCAGCATTGCCTCACTCCATTGTATATATACCTTGTTGCTTCTCTTGATTTAAGTGAAGAGCGTGCTCATCTGTGTCCTCTTCACTTATCAGTTTGTGAAATGAGCCACCGAAATCAGTTGACTTTTCTTTGTCCGCCATTATGACTGTAGGGAGGACAGCAGTCTGACGTGATTCTTCCCCCCCGAGAGGTTATTTGTCAGGACATTGCCCTGTGTATATGTGAGCGTGTCACATTGCAAACAGAAATACTAGttcatttgttaaatatttacagGCAGTGCTAGtcatttgaaatgttgaaaaaactGACTCTAAGCGAATCTAGGTGATATGATTTTAGTTCCATTCAGtcaaatatcatttatttcGTTTGTATGTCagtctgttatttattttatttttttttaccttgattTCTGCTCACCCgttttttgaatttgtttgcCTTTATTATTGGACTGTGTTCCCAGTATTCCCACGGTCACCTGTCTAAATGTGTCTATAATACAATcttgtacattttaattttgtgtatTGTCATTCAGTGGCTGTACAGTGTACATTTAGGCAATAACCAGTTTCTTATGAACTCTCATGCTTACAACAAAtcctaacaacaacaaccatcagCAGGACAACATTCATCAGGCCCAGTCCCACTATAACTATAGTTGGTGTGGTGGAAATGCAGAGCTACCTCCCATTGTAAACCGACCTTGAAAAATGTTCCCCTG
This genomic window contains:
- the LOC122783417 gene encoding C-type lectin domain family 4 member M-like translates to MADKEKSTDFGGSFHKLISEEDTDEHALHLNQEKQQVSMSMVTTGSGLNHYKVLAVSLAVLSVILLATDIGLAVYYSRLAGQRTIADISSELAKLQAQYDTVIQNRDEVRKQLEREIREQLDTKWQLVHQMRRSKDYEKQCDKIQTEIVALKSSLLMMEEGCRHCLPGWFYIDSACYFISASDSLSSRTWSGARQFCKRYGGDLAVIDNSEKNRALVDLTKPHHIITANINDNGFWIGLSDEDVEGDWKWVNGQRLTEGFWNNGEPNNWRDLEDCVTVYNNKNPFLSWNDMPCSSHLRWICEKEPRSAS
- the ttc8 gene encoding tetratricopeptide repeat protein 8 isoform X2, with translation MEVSMDPLFLAWSYFRRRKLQQCSDICSKILHDNPYDQAVWSLKTRALTEMVYIDEIEVDQEGIAEMMLDESSIAQVARPGTSLRLPGTSQGGGPTPAVRPMTQSGRPITGFVRPSTQSGRPGTMEQAIKTPRTSSTARPVTSASGRFIRLGTASMLTNPDGPFINLSRINLAKYSQKPNLSRALFEYIFHHENDVKNALDLAAQATEHAQFKDWWWKVQLGKCYYRLSLYREAEKQFRSALNHQEVVDTYLYLAKVYQRLDQPITALNLFKQGLDHFPGEVTLLTGIARIHEEMNNISSATEYYKDVLKQDNTHVEAIACIGSNHFYTDQPEIALRFYRRLLQMGVYNCQLYNNLGLCCFYAQQYDMTLSSFERALALVDNDEEQADVWYNIGHVAVGVGDLTLAYQCFKLALAFNNDHAEAYNNLAVLELRKGRVEQSKAFLQTAASLAPHMYEPHFNLSILSEKIGDLQSSYTAAQKSEDAFPEHVDTQQLLKQLRQHFAAL
- the ttc8 gene encoding tetratricopeptide repeat protein 8 isoform X1, which produces MEVSMDPLFLAWSYFRRRKLQQCSDICSKILHDNPYDQDSSLCVSEAVWSLKTRALTEMVYIDEIEVDQEGIAEMMLDESSIAQVARPGTSLRLPGTSQGGGPTPAVRPMTQSGRPITGFVRPSTQSGRPGTMEQAIKTPRTSSTARPVTSASGRFIRLGTASMLTNPDGPFINLSRINLAKYSQKPNLSRALFEYIFHHENDVKNALDLAAQATEHAQFKDWWWKVQLGKCYYRLSLYREAEKQFRSALNHQEVVDTYLYLAKVYQRLDQPITALNLFKQGLDHFPGEVTLLTGIARIHEEMNNISSATEYYKDVLKQDNTHVEAIACIGSNHFYTDQPEIALRFYRRLLQMGVYNCQLYNNLGLCCFYAQQYDMTLSSFERALALVDNDEEQADVWYNIGHVAVGVGDLTLAYQCFKLALAFNNDHAEAYNNLAVLELRKGRVEQSKAFLQTAASLAPHMYEPHFNLSILSEKIGDLQSSYTAAQKSEDAFPEHVDTQQLLKQLRQHFAAL
- the LOC122783418 gene encoding C-type lectin domain family 4 member M-like gives rise to the protein MADKEKSTDFGGSFHKLISEEDTDEHALHLNQEKQQVSMSMVTTGSGSNHYKVLAVSLAVLSVILLASDIGLGVYYSRLAGQRTIADISSELAKLQAQYNTVIQNRDEVGKQLEREIREQLDTKWQLVHQMRRSKDYEKQCDKIQTEIIALKSSLLMMEEGCRHCLPGWFYIDSVCYFISASDGLSSRTWSGARQFCKRYGGDLAVIDNSEKNRALVDLTKPHHIITANINDNGFWIGLSDEDVEGDWKWVNGQRLTEGFWNNGEPNNWYDLEDCGAIYYSKNPFLSWNDMPCTFHLRWICEKEPRSAS